GATTTTATGACTGTAGAATGGTTTTGAGTGAAAGGGCAGGATACGAAGGTTTTATTTCTGGAAGTTTCCTTTGCACAGTAAATATAAAGCAGAAAATTAGAGACGAATGGTGCAACACTGATTTGTGTGACTTGCATCAGTCAGCATCTTGCAAGATGCCGTCAGATTAAAAAGAAAGTTTAGGTGTCTCAGATTCTTCATTCATTTTGTTTTATCTAGAGTTCTTCCATTGATGCAACTCAAAGTGCGGAAGATGATCCTCCAATAGACCACCCTCTTCTGTATGCAGATGATTTGGTTGGTGATGTGAGACCTTATTTTAAAGGTGTGCCAACAGTCTGGTGGGGGATTCTGTTAACATTTCTGCATGTGAGTGTTGGATTTCCTGCAGATAGACATCTCTAAATAGAGATAATTGTATTGCATTGGAAAAGTATTTTCCTCCTCCTGTGCGCGACATTATGAATTGCAGTTCAAAGTGGTGCATAGAGCACATATTTCAAAACCTAAACTATCTCGCTTTCATTCTGATATCAatccattatgtgataaatgtaaaattttccaTTTCATTGATGTATATCTTTTGGAATTTCCCTAGTTtagaagaattttggaaaaactttATCAGTTATTTTTagggtcaaattagaaccatgcccttagttgctctgtttggtttttcttaaGAGGAGGAAAAAGTATTGACCATCTCAGAAGCGAATTTTAGCTTTaacctcattgatagctagatGGGCAAttttgaaatggaaagacagcactGCACCTACTCATACTCGTgtccttcctaagtttagaaaaaaaaaatcagacataatgttaaagatgtaaagaTGAAGTATTGTGAGACGTGCGGCCCATTCATGGAGTATTACCACAACTTAAagaattagggtgtttggatgcTCCTGGGCACAGTTGTCTGGTCTCTGAGTGTCGTCTTTCATTTCCTGTGTTTATTAGATATGCAAGtttgccttgtttagagggagggagtTTGATCAATGGGTGTGGGGGGGCGGTGGGTgggttccttttttttctttttttaatattttgagatAATGGGCTTGATTGGGAAAGGTGCACACAATTTACTATAAACGATCAAGGTtttgaaatgtacaaattatcTTTTTAATATTTCAGCTTATGAATTGGTTTTATGTATGTTtctttgttaaactcaataaaaatattttaaaaagaaaggaaaagtattttgaggtggaatattttaaatatttaattgcttaaaTTTCTAATAATTGACTTTACTTAGGTAggttattttaaatattaaattttttaatgagtGGACCATATAACAATGTTACACCACTTTCAACTTAAAATACTTCTAAACTGAAGAAAATCAGTTACAGAATTAATCTTTCATATCTTGTTGCTGTAATGATCATTTTCAATTGTAacattattttggaaaaaaatattcaaggTCATCGTTAACAAATTACTCCATTCTCTTCAAAGTATGCTTGACATACTTAATTActggctattttttaaaaatgtcaagcTACATTCTACTTCAAAAAGTTAAAATGTTTAGAAAgttgttttgaaactttaaaaaaaattcaaccctCTAAATGAGATCTTTCACACTTGAGCCACTTCCTGAAGTCACAATTTTATTATTAAACTATTGTAAACTGGTTTAAATCTGTATGTTGCTTTTTAAAAAGTCAAGCTAGTGGTCATTGCCACCAAAATAGCAGCTTTCATCAACGAGATGTGTCTGAAAGGACCTTGCACCCTTGTATCCAACTTtaagtgtttctcaaccttttccctgagcataatttaatttaaatgctctggtttaattttaaatttagtcatacaccacgatataggccatttcagcccatgagtctggctgcccaatttacatgccattaatctacatccccagtacattttgaatggtgggaggaaactagagccctcggagaaaacccacgcagacatggggagaatgtacagacagtgagggattcgaggtccaatcgctggtgctgtaaacctTTTGTGTGAGTGATTTCCAGAATGAAGCTGGTGTAAATCATTTGCCCTGCAGGTTGGGGTGGTGTGGTGGATACAGAATATACCGTCAAATATCTTTGCAACCCCTAAGTTGGGTTATGACCCAAAGTTGGGAAACACTGCTCAGCTGTATGTTCTAGGCATAACAAAACAAAcaccaagtgtgtgtgtgtgtgttttttttaacattgatgAAAGTATTCACTTTTGttttagaaaaaattaaaatcagaaaccctgagattctgtacAACATTTCCTTCATCTGCATGTCAAGTGCAAAGCTGCATGATGCATAAGTATTTTACATCTCAAAATATTCTATCTATAATTATAAGAGATCAAATGCTAAAACAGCATGTGGATTCAATGATGTGATAAATTGGCATTGCTGCTAAGTTCCTTTAAACAATAATAATTGGTATATCTTCTGTGTTCCAGGTTGCTTTTGTGGCTCTGGCATTTTCTTTGGGTTTTTTATGTGTAACACCTAACCAGTGTAGCAGTGTCCTTGGATCTTTTGAACCTGCGACCGTCATAATAATTACAAAAGTTGGCATTTGGACTCTGCATGCTATCTTTGAATGTTACTTGCAAGCTCAACACTCCAAACTCAGAAACAGAGGCTATCTGGCACTGTATCGTTCCATAAGACATTTGAAACACCTACCACTTTTCATTCATTCTGCAGGTGAGTAAAGTTTACTTTTAATTAAGCAAATTTTAACCAAAATTTAGTGAAAATGTAAGAACATGGTACCATATACAGTACAAGGGAAACTGTCTTGTGCTCTGTTGTACAGATCAGAAAAAAACAGTAGCCGCTTTTCCACTggaaccttgtcccaggaattaatggggaattcaatgattaagggtccagtggaaaaggaaaacagtcAGCATGCCGGCATCAAATGATGTCAGATCACTCTGGGGATTAACGGCCTCTACCTCCTACTCGTATCCCTGTTGTCAGCTAGTGCTGGCGTGCTGATTAAACCACTGGAAAAAGGATAactgcatgctgggcttatatacatcgcTGTTTCTGTCACATGGATAGGATGTGATATCATCAGTGTTataagagcccacctcactgacaaaaggcaaaggaggaaaaacccaacacccaaccccaaccaaccaattttcccttgcaaccgctgcaatcgtgtctgcctgtcccgcatcggacttgtcagccacaaacgagcctgcagctgacgtggactttttaccccctccataaatcttcgtccgcgaagccaagccaaagatataaataATCAGCTAAGATAGAAGACtgtggatgcaggtcaattttccACATTTTCCAGAGCATGCCcaccattttgggagctggtttGCTCACTGGTAAGTGGGTTGTCACATGACGCCCCCCCCTCCAGAATCGGCAATCCCGCTGTGGACCCCAAAAGTGAGTTGTTTTTTTTGCTTTCCTCTCTgcagcattcttgagcccaaaaggcatccttatgaattcaaaaaggccaaagggtgtaataatagccatttttggaatgtcatgcaggtggaccaggatctgatgataaccccggaccaggtccaccttggaaaatatGTGGACTAGCTGCAGGTTTGACACAAAGTCCTGTAAATGCGGTACCGGGTAGCGATCTGGTGCGGTAACCTCTTTCAACCTGCGGTAATCACCTCAGGGTCTCCATTCACCTGCAACCTTGGATACCATGTGGAGCagggaggcccaggagctatcAGATCGTTGTACGATACTCAtgtcctccatcctttcaaactcctctttggccaAACGAAGTTTATCTGGAGGATCCTGTGAGCTTGGGCATGCATTGGTGGTCCTTCAGTTGGTAGGTGGTGCTGCACCCAAGGTTTCAGCATCACTGAGGTGAATTGTGGCATAATTATTGTGGggaattctgccaacaacctggCGAATTCGTTCTCTGAAAGAGTAGCGGAGTCTAAATACAGGGCTGGCAGGTTGGCCTCACCTCGGGCAAAGGTCTGGAAAGTGTTAGTATGAACAAGTCTTCGTCTCTCTAGATCAACCAGGGGGGCATGtgctctgagaaaatcagctcccagtAGCAGTTGTGCAATTGCGGCCAATGCGAACGTCCATGTGAACTTAGTATCACTGAACTGAAGCAGGATCCTACACATGGCGAATGTCTGGATAGTACTACAGTTTGCAGCTTTCAATGATGGCCCGGGTTTTCTCTTACATGTGTCATGCCCCGAAGGGGATGCACGCTGATCTCagcccctgtatccaccaagaaacgCCACCCAGAATGTCTATCCCAGACATATAAAAGACTCTCAATTTCCAGCTGCTGCAGCCATTAGCGATGGCTGCCCCTGGGGTTTTCCCTGAAACTCTCAGTGAGGTTGGCAGTGGCGAGTTTCTGCAGCCCAtcattgatggtagaaacaccaatgaGTGCTATCTTCGTCCCGTTGTCTCTTGGCCGACTGGCAGTCCGACAACAGATTTGATCAACCCTGCTGCCGGTCAAATGTTGGAGATGCACAGTCCTGCTGCAGTGAGCGGGATGTCACGCTTTGTTGCTTAGCCTGCCATAGAATGTCAGCGCGGGCCACAACTCTctatgggtcactgaaatcctcatcttctggcaactgctccaagaaagcctgctcgaacatgaggcagggcatATGCCCTTCTGCTAGTGCCGGCATTTCATTCATGAGTGCGGAAGGGGTCTTGTCTCCCAAGCGATCCAAGTGAAGTAAACAGGCTGCTCACTCATGTCGTGAGAAGCCAAAGGTATGGACGAACAGACACTTGAGCGCCATATACTTGCCCTCTTCCGGAGgatgctgcagaaaaatggaaacTCTGCATGCCGTCTCTTGATCCAGGGCACTTACCTCATAGTAGtactgcatggaatcagatgttatctgcCCCAACTGGAATTGGACTTCTGCTTGGTCAAAGCATACACGTGGTTatgaagtccaaaacattggcagtTTCAGAGCCACAGTATGCATCGAAGAAAGATTTTCCATgttagggtcaccaatgtagtgaaaTATTTTATACTGTACATGTTGTGGAATTGCTGTACATGTTGTTATACGTGGGGAGGTCGATGCAAGACTGACACCGCCAGGCTTgcatacatcactgcttctgtctcATGGatgggaagtgacatcatcagtgaggtcatcagcccagataaaaacctgtgtagGATGCAGGTCAATCTTCCATGTTTTCCACAGCATGCCCGCCCTTTCAGGAGCCGATTCGCTTGCTGATAAGTGGGTCACCACAATACCTGCATTTAATTCTCGTgcttatatataaaatatatacacacacataaaaatCCTTGATAAATGTTTCAAATACTGTATTAGACaactgaaataaaatataaagaatGTTAGAAATCTGTTGCATGCACACAGTACTTGTGCCAAGAGAATCAAGGTTAACATTTGGGCTTTAAACTCAATAAGAATTTAGAAGGGGGGGAATCTAATTAGTTTTTAAGTtgtttgcgggggggggggggggctgcagtGGAGGGATGGATAAGATGGGGAACATCTCTAATGGGATGAAGCCAGGAAGTATTTCTGCTCTGAATGAGTTCAGGAAACCATATACtataaaaaggtggagggggaggagcttgGGTAGGATTGAAATAAAAAACTTGCACatctcctgcaaaaaaaaaatgtagcttcacccgccccccccccccccccccccggctacATTTTTTAATGTGGAAGAAGTGAAGGAAGATGAAAGAGAAGTTGTTCAGAGGACTAGTTTAGCTGAGTGAATGAATGTGTTGCTGGAGGGTGATTAGTTGGGCTTCTATTCAGGGAAGAAACAATGTTCCCTTCGACCTTCCTGTTgtgggatggaggtataaagggactGTTAACCCATTAGGGCAGGTAATTGGAAATTGTCATGTTGATAGAGGAAATCTCTCTGACTATGATATCCAAAGTATCATGTGAAGGGAAAGGACCAGGGGAGAAGGCTTGGCATTAAGGTAGGAAGAGGTTGTTTGGCTGAAGCAATGACCAGAAGGTAAACACTTaaacctgcagatgttgtgattgtagtaaaaatacagaaatgctggaggcaccCAGCAGGtttcgcagcatccatgggaggaaaaaaatgtattgctgatgtttcaggcctgagcccttcttcaaggtaatgaAACAATGGCTATGTCTGGACAGTCCTGCTTGTGGATCTTGAACAGGAGGTCAAAGCATCTTATCTAGTGCTGGGAGACTACAAGTCTGGAAACAGTGGAGAAAACAAAGGAAATGATCCTTCCACAGAACATCAGGCCATTGTATTGTAGATGGTAATGGACCTTGTAGTCCAGAGGAAGTATGGGGTAGTGTCTGAGAGCTGATGTATGATCTCTGTGAGATAGAGATCTGTCCACCAGACTACAATAGTTCAGCGCTTTGGTGGGTTTGAAGATGACACTCTGCGAATGGAGTGCATCAATTATTGCTAAAGAGCTTCCTGCATTCATTCATGCATTGTTTCAGTAAAAAGAGCTGATCTTTAATATGATTCAGAAGAGTGAACAAGGTTTTGAGGAATACAACTGTCCAGATTCAACtctctagccgctttcaggtggctagAATAcccaatgtaaagccgcctaaaatacccgaatacGGCTGtagggaggccacctgaaagcgaaaAGGAGTTACTCAACGCACCTCGGGGAGCTATACTCTCTGCTTCCaagcgctccccctaggcacctgaaagcagcaaggcaaagcggctagcagctttcaggtgcctagaagGGGCCGGGCTGATGACATTCAGCCTGCGAC
This genomic window from Narcine bancroftii isolate sNarBan1 chromosome 3, sNarBan1.hap1, whole genome shotgun sequence contains:
- the tmem192 gene encoding transmembrane protein 192 isoform X2, whose product is MQSWSSSIDATQSAEDDPPIDHPLLYADDLVGDVRPYFKGVPTVWWGILLTFLHVAFVALAFSLGFLCVTPNQCSSVLGSFEPATVIIITKVGIWTLHAIFECYLQAQHSKLRNRGYLALYRSIRHLKHLPLFIHSAGNVVFLIILALRQSFDLEDLMIYLILGVLSVELFFSSGCIIIYTVKIMKFNRMKPCPDIQEEERRHSYPNRTNILSEIGCRDGSSLENLVEKQADLIDYLKMHNVQLSKRLLALISQQDRA
- the tmem192 gene encoding transmembrane protein 192 isoform X3, with product MMSAAVQQESSSIDATQSAEDDPPIDHPLLYADDLVGDVRPYFKGVPTVWWGILLTFLHVAFVALAFSLGFLCVTPNQCSSVLGSFEPATVIIITKVGIWTLHAIFECYLQAQHSKLRNRGYLALYRSIRHLKHLPLFIHSAVKIMKFNRMKPCPDIQEEERRHSYPNRTNILSEIGCRDGSSLENLVEKQADLIDYLKMHNVQLSKRLLALISQQDRA
- the tmem192 gene encoding transmembrane protein 192 isoform X1; the protein is MMSAAVQQESSSIDATQSAEDDPPIDHPLLYADDLVGDVRPYFKGVPTVWWGILLTFLHVAFVALAFSLGFLCVTPNQCSSVLGSFEPATVIIITKVGIWTLHAIFECYLQAQHSKLRNRGYLALYRSIRHLKHLPLFIHSAGNVVFLIILALRQSFDLEDLMIYLILGVLSVELFFSSGCIIIYTVKIMKFNRMKPCPDIQEEERRHSYPNRTNILSEIGCRDGSSLENLVEKQADLIDYLKMHNVQLSKRLLALISQQDRA